A portion of the Achromobacter sp. MFA1 R4 genome contains these proteins:
- a CDS encoding acetyl-CoA C-acetyltransferase: protein MAFKPVYVIDGSRTPFLKARTGPGPFSAGDLAVQAGRALLLRQPYAPTDLDEVIVGCAAPSPEEVNIGRVISLRLGCGDKVPGWTVMRNCASGMQALDSGIANIQSGRSHLVLAGGTDALSRAPVLFSDDMVRWLSRWYAARGVGARLKALGGFRPKHLAPVIGLLKGLTDPVVGLSMGQTAENVATLFGIDRAAMDAYAARSHQRALAARAAGMPEITPLIDTQGKLHAEDDGVREDSTPDRLAKLKPVFDKPWGNITAGNSSQVTDGAAMLVLASEEAVQQWNLHPLGRIVDTQWAGLDPAIMGLGPVHAATPILQRHGLGLNDLDLWEINEAFAAQVLGCLAAWRDEAYCQENFGTPAWGDLDAARLNVDGGAIAIGHPVGASGARIVLHLLHALRRRGARRGMAAICIGGGQGGAMLVETLDEDRP from the coding sequence ATGGCATTCAAACCGGTTTACGTCATCGACGGATCGCGCACGCCCTTCCTGAAGGCGCGCACGGGCCCCGGGCCCTTCTCCGCCGGGGACCTGGCGGTGCAGGCCGGCCGCGCCCTGCTGCTGCGCCAACCCTATGCGCCCACCGACCTGGATGAGGTCATCGTGGGCTGCGCCGCGCCTTCGCCCGAGGAAGTGAACATCGGCCGCGTGATCTCGCTGCGACTGGGGTGCGGCGACAAGGTGCCCGGCTGGACCGTCATGCGCAACTGCGCGTCCGGCATGCAGGCGCTGGATTCCGGCATCGCCAACATCCAATCGGGCCGCTCGCACCTGGTGCTGGCCGGCGGCACCGATGCGCTGTCGCGCGCGCCCGTCCTCTTTTCCGACGACATGGTGCGCTGGCTGTCGCGCTGGTATGCCGCGCGCGGCGTGGGCGCCAGGCTCAAGGCGCTGGGCGGCTTCCGGCCAAAGCATCTGGCGCCCGTCATCGGTCTGCTCAAGGGCCTGACGGACCCGGTCGTGGGCCTGTCGATGGGCCAGACGGCCGAAAACGTCGCCACGCTGTTCGGCATCGACCGCGCCGCGATGGACGCCTACGCGGCGCGCAGCCATCAGCGCGCGCTGGCTGCCCGCGCGGCCGGCATGCCTGAGATCACGCCGCTGATCGACACGCAGGGCAAGCTGCATGCCGAGGACGACGGCGTGCGTGAAGACTCCACGCCCGACAGGCTCGCCAAGCTCAAGCCCGTGTTCGACAAGCCCTGGGGCAACATCACCGCGGGCAACAGTTCGCAGGTCACGGACGGCGCGGCCATGCTGGTGCTGGCGTCCGAAGAGGCCGTGCAGCAGTGGAACCTGCATCCGCTCGGCCGCATCGTGGATACGCAGTGGGCCGGCCTGGATCCTGCGATCATGGGCCTGGGTCCCGTGCACGCCGCCACCCCGATCCTGCAGCGCCACGGCCTGGGCCTGAATGACCTGGACTTGTGGGAAATCAACGAAGCCTTCGCGGCGCAGGTGCTAGGCTGCCTGGCCGCGTGGCGGGACGAGGCCTATTGCCAGGAAAACTTCGGCACGCCAGCATGGGGCGATCTGGACGCGGCGCGGCTGAACGTGGACGGCGGCGCCATCGCCATCGGGCATCCGGTGGGCGCCTCCGGCGCGCGCATCGTGCTGCATCTGCTGCATGCGCTCCGGCGCCGCGGCGCCAGGCGCGGCATGGCGGCCATCTGCATCGGCGGCGGCCAAGGCGGCGCGATGCTGGTCGAAACCCTGGACGAGGACCGCCCATGA
- a CDS encoding 3-hydroxyacyl-CoA dehydrogenase NAD-binding domain-containing protein gives MTTMQTLSHWRLDRDPDGVAWLTFDRAGSAVNALSADTLAELTVVLDALDADPPKGLIIQSGKATGFIVGADVNEFASLDTPEQARGLVARGWNLMNRLAGVRYPTLALIQGHCLGGGLELALACRYRLVADQPGTSLALPEVMLGIFPGWGGMLRLPQVIGAPAALDMMLTGRGADARRAAALGLADARVPPRLLLAAARQTVLSRKPARRARGLGGLLNRWPLKAIVAKRARKQITAKDPLGHYPAAPAIVDIWEKHGGNALKAPDLIDRIISSGTARNLLRVFRLQERLKANGKQPGVAPARHVHVVGAGVMGGDIAAWCAYKGMTVTLQDQDMARIAPAIKRAGELYARRLKDPRLARAAFDRLVPDPDGHGVPLADVVIEAISEQPEAKRALYQSLEPRMKPGALLATNTSSLSLETLRAGLARPQRLVGIHFFNPVAKMPLVEVVHADGDDPAEQARACAFVGQIDKLALPVKSAPGFLVNAVLAPYMLAAMRSVDDGVAPETVDAAMVAFGMPMGPLELADTVGLDIARAAGAELAGGAEPPRCLADRLARKELGKKSGKGFYTWRDGKPVKQRGTDAAAAPAGLAQRLIQPLIDATRQRVAGGIVADADLADAGVIFGTGFAPFTGGPLHYQESSTMQHRSTAASAD, from the coding sequence ATGACGACGATGCAAACGCTATCCCACTGGCGCCTGGACCGCGACCCCGACGGCGTGGCGTGGCTGACATTCGACCGCGCCGGCAGCGCGGTCAATGCGCTGTCGGCCGACACCCTGGCCGAGCTCACCGTCGTGCTGGACGCGTTGGACGCCGATCCGCCCAAGGGGCTCATCATCCAGTCCGGCAAGGCCACCGGCTTCATCGTGGGCGCCGACGTCAACGAATTCGCCAGCCTGGACACGCCCGAGCAGGCGCGCGGCCTGGTGGCGCGCGGCTGGAACCTCATGAACCGCCTGGCCGGCGTGCGCTACCCCACCCTCGCGCTGATCCAGGGCCATTGCCTGGGCGGCGGCCTGGAACTTGCGCTGGCCTGCCGCTACCGGCTGGTCGCGGACCAGCCTGGCACGTCGCTGGCGCTGCCCGAAGTCATGCTGGGCATTTTCCCCGGCTGGGGCGGCATGCTGCGCCTGCCGCAGGTGATCGGCGCGCCCGCCGCGCTGGACATGATGCTGACCGGCCGCGGCGCCGATGCCCGCCGCGCGGCCGCGCTGGGCCTGGCCGACGCGCGCGTGCCGCCGCGCCTCTTGCTCGCCGCAGCGCGCCAGACGGTGCTGTCGCGCAAACCTGCCCGCCGCGCGCGCGGCCTGGGCGGTTTGCTGAACCGCTGGCCGCTCAAGGCCATCGTGGCCAAGCGCGCGCGCAAGCAGATCACCGCCAAGGATCCGCTGGGCCATTACCCCGCCGCCCCCGCCATCGTCGACATCTGGGAAAAGCACGGCGGCAATGCGCTCAAGGCGCCGGACCTCATCGACCGCATCATTTCGTCCGGCACGGCGCGCAATCTGCTGCGGGTGTTCCGCCTGCAGGAGCGCCTGAAGGCCAACGGCAAGCAGCCCGGCGTCGCGCCCGCGCGCCACGTGCACGTGGTGGGCGCCGGCGTGATGGGCGGCGACATCGCCGCCTGGTGCGCGTACAAGGGCATGACGGTCACGCTGCAGGACCAGGACATGGCGCGCATCGCGCCCGCCATCAAGCGCGCCGGCGAGCTCTACGCCCGCCGCCTGAAAGATCCGCGGCTGGCGCGCGCCGCGTTCGACCGCCTCGTGCCGGACCCGGACGGGCACGGCGTGCCGCTGGCGGACGTCGTCATCGAGGCCATCAGCGAACAGCCCGAGGCCAAGCGCGCCCTGTACCAGTCGCTCGAACCCCGCATGAAGCCCGGCGCGCTGCTGGCCACCAACACGTCCAGCCTGTCGCTGGAAACGCTGCGCGCGGGCCTGGCCCGGCCGCAGCGCCTGGTGGGCATCCATTTCTTCAATCCCGTCGCCAAGATGCCGCTGGTCGAGGTCGTGCACGCGGACGGGGACGATCCCGCCGAGCAGGCGCGCGCCTGCGCCTTCGTCGGCCAGATCGACAAGCTGGCGCTGCCGGTCAAGAGCGCGCCGGGCTTTCTGGTCAATGCCGTGCTCGCGCCCTACATGCTGGCCGCCATGCGCAGCGTGGACGACGGCGTCGCGCCGGAAACCGTGGACGCCGCCATGGTGGCCTTCGGCATGCCGATGGGGCCGCTGGAACTGGCGGACACGGTGGGGCTGGACATCGCGCGCGCCGCGGGCGCGGAACTTGCAGGCGGCGCCGAGCCGCCGCGCTGCCTGGCCGACCGGCTGGCGCGCAAGGAACTGGGCAAGAAGAGCGGAAAGGGCTTTTACACCTGGCGCGACGGCAAGCCGGTCAAGCAGCGCGGCACGGACGCCGCCGCCGCGCCGGCCGGCCTGGCGCAGCGCCTGATCCAGCCGCTCATCGACGCCACGCGGCAACGCGTTGCCGGCGGCATCGTGGCCGACGCCGACCTGGCCGACGCGGGCGTGATTTTCGGTACGGGCTTCGCGCCTTTTACAGGCGGCCCTTTGCATTACCAGGAAAGCAGCACCATGCAGCACCGCAGCACAGCGGCTAGCGCCGATTAG